From one Sesamum indicum cultivar Zhongzhi No. 13 linkage group LG13, S_indicum_v1.0, whole genome shotgun sequence genomic stretch:
- the LOC105176021 gene encoding malignant T-cell-amplified sequence 1 homolog → MFKKFSSEEVSAQNQVKASVQRKIRQSIAEEYPGLEPVLEDLLPKKSPLIVAKCPNHLNLVLVNNVPLFFNIRDGPYMPTLRLLHQYPNIMKKLQVDRGAIKFVLAGANIMCPGLTSPGGALDDEVEAETPVAIMAEGKQHALAIGFTKMSAKDIRTINKGIGVDNMHYLNDGLWKMERLE, encoded by the exons ATGTTTAAAAA GTTCTCATCTGAAGAAGTTTCTGCCCAAAATCAAGTGAAGGCATCTGTTCAACGGAAAATCCGGCAAAGTATTGCAGAGGAG TATCCGGGTCTTGAACCTGTGTTGGAGGATTTGCTGCCAAAGAAGTCACCACTTATTGTTGCAAAATG TCCAAATCATCTGAATTTGGTTCTGGTAAACAATGTACCTCTTTTTTTCAACATACGTGATGGACCTTATATGCCGACACTAAGGCTTCTTCACCAGT atccaaacataatgaaaAAGCTTCAAGTTGACAGAGGGGCGATAAAATTTGTACTTGCTGGTGCCAATATAATGTGCCCAGGGCTCACTTCTCCTGGTGGTGCATTGGATGATGAAGTAGAGGCAGAAACTCCCGTA GCTATAATGGCTGAAGGGAAGCAACACGCTCTAGCTATTGGATTCACAAAAATGTCAGCAAAAGATAT ACGAACAATCAACAAAGGAATTGGTGTGGATAACATGCACTATCTTAATGATGGCCTCTGGAAG ATGGAACGCCTGGAATAA
- the LOC105176022 gene encoding NAC domain-containing protein 92, whose translation MEENLPPGFRFHPTDEELITYYLSNKVSDFDFTTRAVADVDLNKCEPWDLPAKASMGEKEWYFFSLRDRKYPTGLRTNRATEAGYWKTTGKDKEIFRGNVLVGMKKTLVFYRGRAPKGEKTNWVMHEYRLQNNLAFKPTKEEWVVCRVFQKSSTVKKPQQTPSSPPSQDSPCDTTAMVNELGDIELPNFGSMGMALPSSPNIALQNYNSGTNMMNWNAATEAAAAVSNSLPSLTWPLLSTNLSMNSLLLTALQLRGHQPRAAADNYSFMPQGSVSQLGNEFVSNFNMGSSSRVLDSVPQQPPSEQPYDVDSNIW comes from the exons ATGGAGGAAAATCTTCCTCCAGGGTTTAGGTTCCACCCCACGGATGAAGAGCTCATCACTTATTATCTGAGTAACAAAGTCTCCGACTTCGACTTCACCACAAGGGCTGTTGCTGATGTTGATCTTAATAAGTGTGAGCCGTGGGATCTCCCTG CAAAAGCGTCAATGGGAGAAAAAGAGTGGTACTTTTTCAGCCTGAGGGACCGAAAGTACCCGACGGGGCTGAGGACGAATCGAGCGACCGAGGCAGGGTACTGGAAGACGACAGGCAAAGACAAGGAGATTTTCCGTGGGAACGTATTGGTCGGGATGAAGAAAACCCTGGTTTTCTACAGGGGTAGAGCTCCCAAGGGTGAGAAGACCAACTGGGTTATGCATGAATATCGACTCCAAAACAACCTTGCTTTCAAACCCACTAAG GAGGAGTGGGTTGTTTGCAGAGTCTTCCAGAAGAGTTCGACGGTGAAGAAACCTCAACAGACACCTTCATCACCACCATCACAAGACTCTCCTTGCGACACCACCGCAATGGTTAACGAACTTGGAGACATTGAGCTACCAAATTTCGGCAGCATGGGCATGGCCCTCCCGTCATCACCCAACATCGCCCTACAAAACTACAACAGTGGCACTAACATGATGAATTGGAATGCTGCAAcagaagcagcagcagctgtTTCCAACTCTCTTCCATCGCTGACATGGCCGTTGCTGAGCACTAATCTTTCCATGAACTCTTTGCTTCTCACAGCATTGCAGCTTAGAGGGCATCAGCCCAGAGCAGCGGCTGATAACTACTCTTTTATGCCGCAAGGGAGTGTTTCTCAGTTGGGGAACGAGTTCGTCTCGAATTTCAATATGGGGTCTAGCTCTAGGGTTCTTGATTCAGTTCCCCAGCAGCCACCATCGGAGCAACCATATGATGTGGACTCTAATATTTGGTGA